The Rhizobium leguminosarum DNA segment GTGATCGATCATGTCCTGGCTGACGAGACCGGCCTCGACATTCTGCCCTGCATCACGGCGCTGCCGGATCATCCGCCGGTCATCTATGCGACGGGCTCGGACGATACCGGCATTGCGGTCGCGGCGCTCAAAGCCGGCGCCGATGATTACATGCTCAAGGGAATCTCGGCCGATTATTTCGACCTGCTCGCCGCCGCCCTCGAACAGGCGCTGGAGCGGGCGCGTTTTATCCGCGAGACGGCGCAGGCGCAGGAGGTGATCCGCCAGCAGCGCGACCTTGCCGAAATGCTGCTTGCCGAAGTCAATCACCGCATCGCCAACAGCCTCGGCCTCGTCGGTGCTCTGATCCGCATGCAATCCTCGATGACCAAAGACCAGGTGGCGATCGACGCGCTGCACGAAACGCAGATGCGCATCAACGCCATCGCCAGCGTGCACCGCCGGCTCTATACCAACCGGCAGGTGGGCTCGGTGCAGGTGGATGAATATCTGAACAGCCTGCTCACCGAACTCGAAGCCTCGATGCGCGACGACAAGCGGCCGCACCGCGTCGTGCTGACAGCTGAGCCGGTCAATCTGGCGACCGACAAGGTGATCACGCTCGGGCTGATCGTCAGCGAACTCGTCACCAATGCGTTCAAATATGCTTATTCGGACAGCGTGCCGGGTGAGATCCGCGTCTTTGTCGATCAGGCGGATGAGGCGCTGAGGGTTGTCGTCGAGGATGATGGGGCGGGGTTCGATCCGGAGAGCCCGGCGAGGGGAACGGGGCTCGGTGCGCGTATTCTGACGGCCATGGCTGCGAGCTTGAAATCGGATTTCGCTTATGATCCCGGGCATGATGGGACGAAGGCGACGCTAGTGTTTTCGTTGAGCGAGGGGAAGTAGGGTTTTGCGCAGCCGCAATTTGCGCAATGGCGGCCATAGTTCAAGAAGCCTGCCCCTCACCCTAACTGCGGGGCCGAGCCGCGGGTCTCGACCCGTCCTTCGGACCCCCGTTCTGACGGGAGAGGGGCGTGCCCTGCGAGATTCTGGTGAACGGAGAGGTTGCGGCTATCCCCCTTCGCCCCGCAGGCAGGGAGAAGTGCCGGCAGGCGGATGAGGGGCTGCTTGGCACACTGTTCGCCAACTTATCCAATAACTTACTAAAGCTACATAAGAGGCCTAACGTTAGGGAAAGCGAACATGACGACGATCCGTACGCCCCGGGAAGTTTACGATTTCTGGTTCGTCCGATGCGGCCGGGAACTGTGGTTCCGCCCGCCGCCGGAACTCGACGTGGAGATTCGCGAAGGTTTCCGCCATACGCATCTCGCCCTTGCCGT contains these protein-coding regions:
- a CDS encoding histidine kinase dimerization/phosphoacceptor domain -containing protein, with translation MSNSSGDADALNHILYIDDDEGLALLMQKNLGQRGFSVEWAENGAAGVARLGRGGIDAVVIDHVLADETGLDILPCITALPDHPPVIYATGSDDTGIAVAALKAGADDYMLKGISADYFDLLAAALEQALERARFIRETAQAQEVIRQQRDLAEMLLAEVNHRIANSLGLVGALIRMQSSMTKDQVAIDALHETQMRINAIASVHRRLYTNRQVGSVQVDEYLNSLLTELEASMRDDKRPHRVVLTAEPVNLATDKVITLGLIVSELVTNAFKYAYSDSVPGEIRVFVDQADEALRVVVEDDGAGFDPESPARGTGLGARILTAMAASLKSDFAYDPGHDGTKATLVFSLSEGK